The following is a genomic window from Bacillus sp. FJAT-52991.
TCGGAAGTTCGACATCACGAATTGGACGGGCAAATCCTTTAGCTAAGTTAATTTGTCCTTCATCACTTAAAATATATTCTCTCGTTGCCATCGCTGCATGCGGATGCTTGGCATATTTATTAATAATCGTTGCGTAGCCGCTTACGACTGAACCTTCACTAGGAATCGTAACTTCAAATTGATCGCGGTTGATTTGTTCAGCGTAACCAAGGGCATTGAAATCCCAAACAAGAGCAACTTCCACTTCCCCTTTTTCGATGTTAGCTGGCTTGGCATCCGTTAAGCTAAGGCGACCTTGCTTAGCAAGCTTAACAAAGTAGTCAATTCCTGGTTGAATATTTGCTTCATCACCGCCGTAAGCCATAGCAGCAGCAAGAACAGCCATTTGATTCTGTGTACCGCGCTGAACATCTCCAACTGTTACTTTATAATCTCCTTTTAATATGTCATCCCAAGATTTCGGCGGATTATCTACTAATTCTTTATTAGTCAAGAAGGCAATCGTTCCTTGGTAGCCAACAACCCAATCTCCGTTGTCATCTTTCGCCCAGTCAGGCACCTCATCCCAATAGGAAGTTTTATAAGGGAGCGTTAGTTCTTTTTGTTCAGCAATGGGTCCAAAGGAAACCCCTACATCGCCCATATCGGCTGTTGCATTTTCACCTTCAGATTCCATTTTGGCGATCTCTTCCGCACTGGATAAATCTGTATCCGTGTGTTCCAATTTATATTTATTCGTCACTTCACTCCACGTTTCTTCCCAGTTAGCCCATGAATCAGGCATACCGACACTATTAATGGTTCCTTCTTCTTTTGCCTTTGTTTCGATTTCTTTCAAGGTTAATGAATTTGGATCCTTAACAGTTGGAGCAGCCTCCTCTTTATCGGTTCCACAAGCAGCTAACCCTAGTACACTTACCCCTAACACCACAGCTTGAATAGACTTGTAACATTTCTTCTTGAATGTGTAATTCACGAAAAGTGCCTCCCTTTAATGTGGATTGATTAATGTTCGTTGCTGTTTATTACGGTTTAATCATAATTAAATAATATTAATTCCACATTAACTAGCTGTTAAGGTTTTGTAAATTAGCTCTTCCTTTCTTACAAACACATTCATGTGCTTGAAATGAACCTCCAAATCTTGGACATATTGGTATTGATAATTTATAAAATGGGAATTTATGATAATCAAAAACAAAAAAATTCAAGTGGTTCCATGATGAACCACTTGAATCAAGATCCTACCCATATAATTATGTGTTTTGCTCAAGCTTTTTCTAAAATGATGCCACTCTTTCCATTTTGTGATTGCTCCATGCTCTCACATTCATTACTTTCCACCTCATTCATACTTCACTCTAGTTACCCCAACGGCTAAAAACATAGTGGCAAACCCAAGCAAGACAGTCGCTGGCAGGGCGATATCTGCTATTGTGCCGTCATTGACAATCAATTCGGTGTAACCTTTCATAGCCCATGTTTGCGGGACGAATTGGGCGATCGTTTGCATGAAATCTGGCACCAATGAGAGCGGCCAGTAAACACCTCCAAGCATACAGGTGGAAACGATCACTAATGTACCAATAGCGGATTGTTGCTCGATCGTTTTCACCAGGCTGGCGATAAATAAACCTAAACCGATGATACAAACTAACAAAGCGGATGTAAGCACGATTAAACCAACCATATCTCCCCAATGGACGTCAAATAATAGCGAAGATGACACCATTAATATAGCGAACTGAATCCAGCCGATCAGGAAAAAAGCAAGTAAGTACCCGCTCATCAATTGCATCCTCGATGTAGGTGTCGATAACAACCGATACCACACACCTGTTGTTCTCGCTTCTAAAATCGTTCCTGTGACGGACATCATCATGATCATAACGAACATGATCGAAAATCCTGCCGAGCTTTGATTCATACCCGTCATGAAGGTTTGTTCTTTTTGACTAACAGCGTTGATCACTGTGACCGCTGACGTCGTTTGTTTTTCAGCAGTTAGCGAGTCAAACATCAGCTGCCCATCTTCACCGCTGTGCTCGCTCCATTTTTCGGCGGCAAGCATTTGAATGTTTATTTTGGAAACAGCATTGTTCACAATTTGCTCGATCGTGCTTGCCGAAGTAAAGGCTGGACTATGATGAAAAAGTACCTCTCCATTTTCAATCACTAAAATGCCTGAGATTTTATTGTTCTGCAGCTGTTCTTTCGCTGTCGTTCTCTTCACTTTCTCTAGTGTAAACAGATCATTTTCCTTCAAATCGTCGGTGAGAGCTGTGGAAAAAGTTGTTTGTTCTTCATCGACCATCGCGATTTTTATTTTTTCCTGCTCCTCTTCACTGAATACACTGCCGAACAACAAAGTAAATAGTAACGGCATCCCGAACATCACTAGATACGATGACGGCTTTTGAAAGACTTTCAAGAGTTCAAAGCTACAAATAGACCATATTTTGCTCATGTTACCTCCCCCTCACTGCGCCCGCAGACGCCATGTCCCGATGATGATGGATGCGATGCCAAATGAAAGCAAAACGGCAATTGGTAAAAGGAGCGCCTCCCAGCTTGTGCCTGCCATAATATCAATGAAACTAGTCAATGCCCATGTGTTAGGTGCAACAAGAGCCATTTTCTGCAAGACCTCTGGAAATACCATGATCGGTACCATTGACCCGCCGAGAAGAGATAAAATTTGCACGCCTATCGATCCGACTGAATCGGCCATTTTTTCATCCGTTACAAAGGAAGCAAGAAGCATCGAGAGCCCAGATACGGCGATGGCATAAGCGATACTAAGCGTGAGTGTTTGCAGCAAATTGTCGCCCCAGTTCACTTTGAAAAAGACCCTCGTGGCCACCATAAACAGTGAAAATTGAATGATCGCATAAAGAAATGTGCCTAAAAATTTCCCGATAAAGATCGTTGTTTTAGTTGTGGGTGTGCTCATTAATCGCGCTAACGTCTCCGTTCGTCGCTCATTCATAATCGACTTGGCCCCTAGCATCGCATTAAATAGTAAAAACATAACCGCCATGGCCGCCGAATAGTATTGCATCGAAGAAACGCTTTTCCCTTCGATCGGCTCTTGCTTCACAAAGGATGTCTCTTCCGCTTCATTAGCTAGCTCTTTGGCGATACTTGAAGCTGTTTCGGCATTGATTGGTGTAGTAGTAGAATTCATAGCAAGCTCCGTCATCACCTTATTCGTCGAATAGCTAACTGTTGTTACACGATCAGTGAATGACTCTGTGATCGCCTGAACAAGTGAAAGCTGAGTGTCTTTACTGGGATCAGCTAACAAAGTCACACTTTTTAACTTTCCTTCTTGTATGTTGGAACTCCACGCAGCGGGAATGATCACGCCGACATCAATGCTCTCATCGTCCATTTTCTTTTGTAACGCTTGTTTAGATGACACTTTTTCTACGTTGAGATCCTTCATTTTCACTAACATGTCCACGAAATTCGTTCCAAGTACATCCGTATCCTCCTGATAAATTCCAACGGTCGTTTCTGGAATGGTGGCATTCTCGCCCATGACACCTTTTAAGGCTGCTCCTAAAATAGCGGTTAATAAAATCGGCATCAAAATCATCATGACGAGGGCTTTTCGGTCGGTCAAATAAGTGACGACATCCTTCCATGCAATCGTTACACTTTTCATAACGCTCCCCCCTAATCCCGTAATGAACGGCCAGTCAGCTGTAAAAATAACGTTTCTAAATTCGGTTCATTTACATGGATGGATAAAACTTGAATCCCCTTCAAAGTGGATACCGAAACAAGTTCTCCAAGTAATTCCTTGTTCATAACAAATAGATCTAGGCTGTTTTCTTCCTTTACATCGACCCTTTTTACCCCTTCGACTGCTTGCAATTGAGCGATATAGTCATCGAACAATTGATCAA
Proteins encoded in this region:
- a CDS encoding ABC transporter permease, encoding MSKIWSICSFELLKVFQKPSSYLVMFGMPLLFTLLFGSVFSEEEQEKIKIAMVDEEQTTFSTALTDDLKENDLFTLEKVKRTTAKEQLQNNKISGILVIENGEVLFHHSPAFTSASTIEQIVNNAVSKINIQMLAAEKWSEHSGEDGQLMFDSLTAEKQTTSAVTVINAVSQKEQTFMTGMNQSSAGFSIMFVMIMMMSVTGTILEARTTGVWYRLLSTPTSRMQLMSGYLLAFFLIGWIQFAILMVSSSLLFDVHWGDMVGLIVLTSALLVCIIGLGLFIASLVKTIEQQSAIGTLVIVSTCMLGGVYWPLSLVPDFMQTIAQFVPQTWAMKGYTELIVNDGTIADIALPATVLLGFATMFLAVGVTRVKYE
- a CDS encoding ABC transporter permease, which produces MKSVTIAWKDVVTYLTDRKALVMMILMPILLTAILGAALKGVMGENATIPETTVGIYQEDTDVLGTNFVDMLVKMKDLNVEKVSSKQALQKKMDDESIDVGVIIPAAWSSNIQEGKLKSVTLLADPSKDTQLSLVQAITESFTDRVTTVSYSTNKVMTELAMNSTTTPINAETASSIAKELANEAEETSFVKQEPIEGKSVSSMQYYSAAMAVMFLLFNAMLGAKSIMNERRTETLARLMSTPTTKTTIFIGKFLGTFLYAIIQFSLFMVATRVFFKVNWGDNLLQTLTLSIAYAIAVSGLSMLLASFVTDEKMADSVGSIGVQILSLLGGSMVPIMVFPEVLQKMALVAPNTWALTSFIDIMAGTSWEALLLPIAVLLSFGIASIIIGTWRLRAQ
- a CDS encoding ABC transporter substrate-binding protein, with protein sequence MNYTFKKKCYKSIQAVVLGVSVLGLAACGTDKEEAAPTVKDPNSLTLKEIETKAKEEGTINSVGMPDSWANWEETWSEVTNKYKLEHTDTDLSSAEEIAKMESEGENATADMGDVGVSFGPIAEQKELTLPYKTSYWDEVPDWAKDDNGDWVVGYQGTIAFLTNKELVDNPPKSWDDILKGDYKVTVGDVQRGTQNQMAVLAAAMAYGGDEANIQPGIDYFVKLAKQGRLSLTDAKPANIEKGEVEVALVWDFNALGYAEQINRDQFEVTIPSEGSVVSGYATIINKYAKHPHAAMATREYILSDEGQINLAKGFARPIRDVELPKEVAEKMVPEEQYKNAKPVEDYKSWEETAKTLPQIWQEEVLVHVK